Proteins found in one Paenibacillus borealis genomic segment:
- a CDS encoding phospho-sugar mutase, translating to MTGLSPQAAETLSRWLQDPSVDENTKEELKALENEPKELEERFYRDLEFGTGGLRGVIGAGSNRINRYTVGRATQGFANYILGQHTGEGRPSVVIAHDSRRFSPEFTLEAALVLAGNGIETHLFPSLRSTPQLSFAVRHLKASGGIVITASHNPPEYNGYKVYNAEGGQLVPDEAEKVIANILEVDSFNGVKRITREAAEGAGLLHWLGEAEDEAFTDTVAAVSVGREEIASTLGRDFSIVYTPLHGTGNLPVRRVLEKIGFTQVHVVPEQELPDSEFSTVKSPNPEEREAFTLAMKLGEELNADLLIGTDPDADRMGAVVRDNEGKFVVLSGNQSGALMIHYYLSRLQEQGKLPSNGAVVKTIVTSEMGAAVASHYGATVFNTLTGFKYIGEKMNQFEQSGEYTYLFGYEESYGYLAGNYARDKDAVLAAMLIAEAGAYYKAQGKTLYDVLQELYEQFGYFLESLESRTLKGKDGVAQIQGIMNDWRNSPPHEIAGASVTEVLDYSLGLNGLPKENVLKYLLSDGSWFCLRPSGTEPKIKVYFAVVGESLQNAKDKVAELTSQVMARVDGK from the coding sequence ATGACTGGATTAAGCCCACAAGCCGCAGAAACCTTATCACGCTGGCTGCAGGACCCTTCCGTTGACGAGAACACCAAAGAAGAGCTGAAGGCTCTTGAGAATGAACCGAAGGAACTGGAAGAACGATTCTATAGAGACCTTGAATTCGGGACAGGCGGTTTGCGCGGTGTCATCGGAGCAGGCAGTAACCGGATTAACCGTTATACCGTAGGCAGAGCCACACAAGGCTTCGCTAATTATATTCTGGGACAGCATACAGGAGAGGGCCGGCCTTCCGTGGTCATCGCCCACGACTCCCGGCGCTTCTCGCCGGAATTCACGCTGGAAGCTGCACTTGTACTGGCAGGCAACGGAATTGAGACCCATCTGTTCCCGTCCCTGCGCTCGACACCGCAGCTGTCATTTGCAGTTCGTCATTTGAAGGCCTCAGGAGGCATTGTGATCACTGCAAGTCATAATCCGCCTGAGTATAACGGGTACAAAGTGTATAACGCTGAGGGCGGACAATTGGTGCCCGACGAAGCGGAGAAAGTGATCGCTAATATTCTGGAAGTGGACTCCTTCAATGGCGTGAAACGCATTACCCGTGAAGCGGCAGAGGGGGCAGGCTTGCTGCACTGGCTGGGAGAAGCTGAGGATGAAGCATTTACAGATACGGTGGCTGCAGTCAGTGTCGGCCGTGAAGAGATTGCTTCTACACTTGGCCGTGATTTCTCCATTGTCTACACACCGCTGCATGGGACAGGCAATCTTCCGGTCCGCCGTGTACTTGAGAAGATCGGATTCACCCAGGTACATGTGGTGCCCGAGCAGGAACTGCCGGATTCAGAATTCTCCACGGTGAAATCGCCGAACCCTGAAGAGCGTGAAGCCTTCACCTTGGCCATGAAACTGGGTGAAGAACTGAATGCCGACCTGTTAATCGGTACAGACCCCGACGCTGACCGTATGGGTGCCGTAGTTCGAGATAATGAGGGCAAATTTGTGGTCTTGTCCGGCAATCAGTCGGGCGCGCTCATGATTCATTATTACTTGAGCCGTCTGCAGGAGCAAGGTAAGCTGCCAAGCAACGGTGCGGTCGTCAAAACTATTGTAACCAGTGAGATGGGGGCGGCTGTAGCCAGTCATTATGGCGCTACCGTGTTCAATACGCTGACCGGATTCAAATATATCGGCGAGAAGATGAACCAGTTCGAGCAGTCCGGCGAATACACTTATCTTTTCGGATATGAAGAAAGCTACGGTTACCTGGCCGGCAACTATGCCCGTGACAAGGATGCAGTCCTGGCTGCGATGCTGATCGCCGAAGCAGGAGCTTATTACAAAGCCCAGGGCAAGACGCTGTATGATGTGCTTCAGGAGCTGTATGAACAATTCGGCTACTTCCTCGAAAGCCTCGAATCACGCACCCTTAAGGGCAAAGACGGCGTAGCGCAGATTCAGGGAATTATGAATGACTGGCGCAACAGCCCGCCGCACGAAATTGCCGGTGCTTCTGTTACAGAGGTGCTCGACTATTCGTTGGGACTGAACGGTCTGCCTAAGGAGAATGTGCTGAAATATCTGCTCTCTGACGGCTCATGGTTCTGCCTGCGTCCTTCCGGCACCGAGCCGAAGATCAAGGTTTATTTTGCCGTCGTTGGTGAGTCGCTTCAGAATGCCAAAGACAAAGTGGCTGAATTGACTAGTCAGGTTATGGCCCGTGTAGACGGGAAATAA
- a CDS encoding glycosyltransferase family 4 protein: MLIIYIAGFIVCMGLALLLTPLVKKFAIKIGATDVPNARKVHTKIMPRLGGLGIFLAFVLGLLAVLPIIPYDFTPREANFIKALLCGGGLIVLIGGLDDRFELSAKVKLLGQIAAACIVVFGFGITVDFVNIPFHNSYSSLESWIAIPLTIFWIVGVTNAVNLIDGLDGLAAGVSGIAIATIAVMAFLMGNTMVALLCLLLLGSILGFLFFNFHPAKIFMGDTGSLFLGFCLALLALLGFKQIAVVSFITPLLIIGVPLSDTFFAIVRRKLQKKPIFAPDKGHLHHCLRELGFSHRQTVLIIYGIAAFFGILAVIQTSASLYEANWVTFVVICVMLFFLQIGAEITGVISKTKRPVIDLILRMRMKLDPERSSKS, translated from the coding sequence ATGTTAATCATATACATCGCCGGATTTATTGTGTGCATGGGACTTGCACTGCTTTTGACGCCGTTAGTGAAGAAATTTGCTATAAAAATCGGTGCGACTGATGTGCCTAATGCCCGTAAAGTGCATACGAAGATCATGCCCCGCCTTGGCGGACTCGGCATATTTCTGGCGTTTGTGTTAGGCCTGCTTGCCGTATTACCGATTATTCCGTATGATTTCACTCCGCGGGAGGCTAACTTCATCAAAGCGCTGCTCTGTGGCGGGGGTCTGATTGTGCTGATCGGCGGTCTCGACGACCGGTTCGAGCTATCAGCCAAGGTGAAGCTGCTGGGCCAAATTGCCGCAGCCTGCATCGTAGTTTTCGGGTTTGGAATTACTGTTGATTTCGTAAACATTCCTTTTCATAATAGCTATTCTTCACTGGAGAGCTGGATTGCCATCCCTCTTACGATCTTCTGGATTGTCGGCGTCACGAATGCCGTGAATCTGATCGATGGACTGGACGGGCTTGCAGCCGGTGTATCCGGTATCGCGATTGCCACCATTGCTGTAATGGCCTTCCTGATGGGTAATACTATGGTTGCTCTGTTGTGCTTACTGCTTCTGGGCAGCATACTTGGTTTTCTGTTCTTTAACTTTCATCCCGCCAAAATCTTCATGGGTGATACGGGCTCGCTGTTCCTGGGCTTTTGTCTGGCGCTGCTCGCACTGCTCGGTTTCAAACAGATTGCAGTGGTATCGTTTATCACACCACTCCTGATTATCGGGGTTCCTTTATCGGATACGTTTTTTGCCATCGTACGGCGCAAGCTGCAGAAGAAGCCAATCTTCGCACCGGACAAAGGCCATCTTCACCACTGCCTGCGTGAACTTGGCTTCAGCCACCGCCAGACGGTATTAATTATTTATGGCATTGCCGCTTTCTTCGGAATTCTGGCTGTCATCCAGACATCCGCTTCGCTCTATGAAGCCAACTGGGTTACATTCGTGGTTATCTGCGTCATGCTCTTCTTCCTGCAGATTGGTGCGGAGATCACTGGTGTGATCAGCAAAACCAAACGCCCGGTCATAGATTTAATCCTGAGAATGCGCATGAAGCTGGATCCTGAGCGGAGCTCGAAATCTTAG
- a CDS encoding flagellar hook-basal body protein, with amino-acid sequence MNNSTIGAAVSMSSLQQRLDIIADNIANMNTNGYKSKEGSFEDVLTRVQQQSKDYDQPGRSMPLGFNIGFGVRVPSVTSNWEEGTLQETGNPTDLALQGNGLFGVQVNGVTAYTRQGDFHFTPDTANPDNMMLVDNTGNPVLNTDGNPLTVPANVSAAIDESGRVLTKTGENDPAIIAGTIMIVEPLSKNALKAVDGNFYTLADGVTAQQAFVQRAAGEAKDVGVRTGYLESSNVDLSKEMTEMMQIQRTYQLAARALSSSDQMLGLANNMRA; translated from the coding sequence GTGAACAACTCGACAATCGGTGCCGCTGTCTCCATGTCCAGCCTGCAGCAAAGGCTGGATATTATAGCGGATAACATTGCTAATATGAACACAAACGGCTATAAGAGCAAAGAAGGCTCTTTCGAGGATGTGCTCACCCGTGTGCAGCAGCAATCCAAGGACTATGACCAGCCTGGACGCAGTATGCCGTTGGGCTTCAACATCGGCTTCGGTGTCCGTGTGCCTTCGGTTACAAGCAACTGGGAAGAGGGCACACTCCAGGAAACAGGAAATCCTACGGATTTGGCGCTTCAGGGCAATGGATTGTTCGGAGTTCAGGTGAACGGAGTTACTGCGTATACCCGTCAAGGCGATTTCCATTTCACCCCGGATACCGCGAATCCCGACAATATGATGCTTGTTGATAATACCGGTAACCCTGTGCTGAACACAGACGGGAATCCGCTCACAGTGCCAGCCAATGTAAGTGCTGCTATTGATGAGAGCGGCCGGGTACTTACCAAGACCGGTGAGAATGACCCCGCTATTATTGCAGGCACCATTATGATTGTAGAGCCGCTGAGCAAGAATGCCCTGAAGGCCGTGGACGGAAACTTCTATACACTTGCTGATGGTGTGACTGCACAGCAGGCGTTTGTGCAGAGAGCCGCAGGCGAAGCGAAGGATGTAGGCGTACGTACCGGATATCTGGAGTCCTCCAACGTGGATTTGAGCAAGGAAATGACGGAGATGATGCAGATTCAGCGCACTTATCAGCTCGCTGCCCGGGCATTGTCCTCCAGTGACCAGATGCTGGGCCTGGCCAATAACATGCGCGCGTGA
- the spoIIID gene encoding sporulation transcriptional regulator SpoIIID, whose protein sequence is MHDYIKERTIKIGRCIVETRHTVRTIAKEFGVSKSTVHKDLTERLPEINPDLADQVKHILEYHKSIRHLRGGEATKIKYKKTTGKKREVAVASKP, encoded by the coding sequence GTGCACGATTACATCAAGGAACGTACGATCAAAATCGGACGCTGCATCGTGGAAACCAGGCACACGGTCCGGACCATAGCCAAGGAATTTGGCGTTTCAAAAAGCACAGTGCATAAAGATTTAACCGAACGGCTGCCGGAAATCAATCCGGATCTGGCCGATCAGGTGAAGCACATTCTCGAATATCACAAATCAATCCGTCATCTTCGGGGGGGAGAAGCTACAAAAATTAAATATAAGAAAACGACAGGTAAAAAGCGTGAGGTAGCCGTAGCATCAAAGCCATAA
- the csaB gene encoding polysaccharide pyruvyl transferase CsaB: MVAAAQKIIISGYYGFRNSGDEAVLQSILNALRKQSEAAGITLTPVVLSIDPEWTTATYGVESVHRMKLGEVRKAISESAGLISGGGSLLQDVTGSKTIPYYLAIIKLAQWMGKPTFIYAQGIGPVNRKLFHPLIKSVFRKCAYVSVRDEQSRQLLQSMGLGEDKIDVVPDPVMGLTLPEDIASEKQDAGSGIMESAVADEAILQSGPYTVGISVRFWEQSRKELDALAEGLVKAAAELPLHLRFLPFHHSADNDASHYVMQKLGQDVEELGGSVSICEDALHPLRMLREVGQCQAMIGMRLHSLIYAAGRRVPLMGVSYDPKIDHFLDRIGCQPVGSTAGLEGDRVAAGLLELLKSGEAWKREREPLIASLVEEAEAPARQIAQYFRRKG; encoded by the coding sequence ATGGTCGCCGCTGCTCAAAAAATTATAATCTCGGGCTATTACGGATTCCGCAACAGCGGAGACGAGGCGGTCCTGCAATCTATACTGAACGCACTCCGTAAGCAGTCTGAGGCTGCTGGAATAACGCTGACGCCTGTGGTGCTGTCAATTGATCCGGAATGGACAACTGCTACTTACGGCGTTGAATCCGTGCACCGGATGAAGCTGGGGGAAGTACGGAAGGCAATATCAGAGAGTGCCGGGCTGATAAGCGGCGGGGGCAGTCTGCTTCAGGATGTAACAGGCAGCAAGACTATTCCGTACTACCTGGCCATCATTAAGCTGGCCCAGTGGATGGGCAAGCCAACCTTCATCTATGCCCAGGGAATCGGCCCGGTGAACCGCAAGCTGTTCCATCCGCTGATCAAATCGGTTTTCCGTAAATGTGCTTATGTATCGGTGCGGGACGAGCAGTCTCGTCAGTTGTTGCAGTCTATGGGTCTGGGGGAGGATAAAATTGATGTGGTCCCTGACCCTGTTATGGGCCTGACTTTGCCGGAGGATATTGCCTCAGAGAAGCAGGATGCTGGTAGCGGCATTATGGAATCAGCCGTTGCCGATGAAGCCATCCTGCAGTCCGGTCCCTATACCGTGGGCATCTCCGTGCGTTTCTGGGAGCAGTCGCGCAAAGAGCTGGACGCGTTAGCCGAGGGGCTGGTGAAGGCTGCTGCAGAGCTGCCGCTTCATCTACGGTTCCTGCCTTTCCATCATTCTGCAGACAATGATGCCTCACATTATGTTATGCAGAAGCTGGGACAAGATGTAGAGGAGCTTGGCGGATCCGTCAGTATTTGCGAGGATGCGCTTCATCCGCTGCGGATGCTGCGTGAAGTAGGACAGTGTCAGGCAATGATTGGCATGCGCCTGCACAGCCTAATCTATGCTGCCGGAAGACGGGTTCCGTTGATGGGAGTCTCCTATGATCCGAAGATCGACCACTTTCTTGACAGGATTGGGTGCCAGCCGGTAGGTTCGACAGCTGGGCTGGAAGGTGATAGGGTTGCAGCGGGACTTCTGGAGCTGTTGAAATCGGGAGAGGCATGGAAGCGTGAGCGTGAACCGCTGATTGCTTCACTGGTTGAAGAAGCCGAGGCTCCGGCCCGGCAAATTGCCCAATATTTCCGCCGTAAAGGATGA
- the fabZ gene encoding 3-hydroxyacyl-ACP dehydratase FabZ: MLDINQIQEIIPHRPPFLLVDKITEIEMGKRAVGIKNVTVNEPFFTGHFPGYPVMPGVLITEALAQVGAVAILGLEANRGKIGFLAGLDGFRFRGQVVPGDTLVLEVEITRLKGSIGKGQATAKVEGKVVASGEIMFALS; encoded by the coding sequence ATGCTGGATATCAATCAAATTCAAGAAATAATTCCCCACCGGCCCCCATTTCTGCTGGTGGACAAAATTACTGAAATAGAAATGGGCAAACGGGCTGTCGGCATCAAAAATGTAACGGTGAATGAACCATTCTTCACCGGACATTTTCCGGGCTATCCGGTAATGCCGGGTGTGCTAATTACGGAAGCGCTGGCTCAGGTGGGTGCAGTGGCTATTCTGGGACTGGAAGCAAACCGTGGGAAAATCGGCTTCCTGGCCGGCCTTGACGGCTTCCGTTTCCGCGGCCAGGTCGTTCCTGGCGATACCCTTGTGCTTGAGGTGGAAATTACCCGGCTTAAAGGCAGCATCGGCAAAGGCCAGGCTACCGCTAAAGTGGAAGGCAAGGTAGTGGCCTCCGGGGAAATTATGTTCGCACTCAGCTAG
- a CDS encoding DNA-directed RNA polymerase subunit beta, producing MSREKFNKPEEEQQQQPVRRRGISAWTIIQWFLIPLLLVAALGGGLVVGYVILGKKEFSDVLLWSTWKHVYDLVFAP from the coding sequence ATGAGTCGTGAGAAGTTCAATAAACCGGAAGAAGAACAACAGCAGCAGCCGGTAAGGCGGCGCGGGATTTCGGCGTGGACCATTATCCAGTGGTTCCTGATTCCCCTGCTGCTTGTTGCTGCGCTTGGAGGCGGCCTGGTCGTCGGTTACGTAATTCTCGGCAAAAAGGAATTTAGTGATGTGCTCTTGTGGAGCACATGGAAGCATGTATATGATTTGGTGTTTGCACCATAA
- a CDS encoding WecB/TagA/CpsF family glycosyltransferase: MKTTVSYLTDAVHNREPHQVITANPIMVMAALENPSYMEIMKSAELVVPDGTGVVWAADYCHEPVAERVAGFDLLHELLRQGESYKWRVYLLGSTPEVIRETASRLQTGYPGIVIAGYHDGYFGPDEDEQILAGILEAKPDLLFVARGADSQEPWIAKYKSRLQIPVMMGVGGSFDVISGKSRRAPKAFQKLRAEWLYRLLKEPTRYKRMLALPKFAVKVVREKEKVTKDQ, translated from the coding sequence ATGAAAACTACGGTTTCTTATTTAACGGACGCGGTTCATAACCGTGAGCCCCATCAGGTTATTACCGCTAACCCGATTATGGTCATGGCGGCACTGGAGAATCCGTCTTATATGGAGATTATGAAATCAGCAGAGCTTGTGGTTCCCGACGGGACTGGTGTAGTGTGGGCAGCGGATTACTGCCACGAGCCTGTGGCTGAGCGTGTAGCAGGTTTTGATCTTTTACATGAATTATTGCGACAGGGCGAAAGCTACAAGTGGAGAGTGTATTTGCTGGGCTCAACCCCTGAGGTGATTCGCGAGACGGCTTCTAGGTTACAAACAGGATATCCCGGCATTGTCATTGCAGGCTATCATGACGGGTACTTTGGTCCGGATGAGGATGAGCAGATCCTTGCCGGAATTCTCGAAGCTAAGCCTGACCTGCTCTTCGTTGCCAGAGGGGCAGACAGCCAGGAGCCATGGATCGCTAAATACAAGTCCCGGCTGCAGATTCCGGTTATGATGGGCGTCGGCGGCAGCTTTGATGTGATCTCAGGCAAGAGCCGCCGTGCCCCCAAAGCCTTCCAGAAATTAAGGGCAGAATGGTTATATCGGCTGCTCAAAGAACCCACACGTTACAAAAGAATGCTTGCGCTGCCGAAATTCGCAGTAAAAGTGGTACGAGAGAAAGAAAAAGTGACAAAAGACCAGTGA
- a CDS encoding flagellar hook-basal body protein has protein sequence MLRGLYTAAAGMVTQQRRHDTATQNIANLNTTGYKQVDSVSHAFPDVLISAMSGGVTKPVGRLNTGVFAEQSVSQYLQGDLIESGKSADFALSTDLQVEDPDNAGTYLAFDGSGKYISPDGEVTYRPQAFFTVQDNEGNNLYTRNGSFSVGPTGEVLSAGGFSVLDSNGNPLRLTGPEDTLKVDGQGNLINNATGLPSGTRIGISVITRPQELVRDGNGVFHADDTEAAEIRYSNATDNLQVRQGYLENSNVDATQVTVDMNAAYRAYEANQKVIQFYDSSLQKAVNDVGRV, from the coding sequence ATGCTAAGAGGATTATACACGGCGGCTGCAGGAATGGTAACACAGCAGCGCAGACATGATACAGCGACACAGAACATTGCCAATTTGAATACTACCGGGTACAAGCAGGTCGACAGCGTCAGTCATGCATTTCCCGATGTGCTGATTTCGGCGATGAGCGGTGGCGTTACGAAGCCTGTTGGCCGGCTTAACACAGGGGTTTTTGCCGAACAATCTGTATCCCAGTATTTGCAGGGCGACCTCATCGAAAGCGGCAAAAGCGCAGATTTCGCACTGTCAACCGATTTACAGGTAGAGGACCCGGACAATGCAGGCACTTATCTTGCTTTTGACGGCTCAGGCAAATACATTAGTCCTGACGGCGAGGTTACTTACCGGCCGCAGGCGTTCTTCACTGTACAGGATAATGAGGGTAACAATTTATATACACGTAACGGAAGTTTTTCGGTAGGGCCTACCGGAGAGGTGCTTAGCGCCGGGGGATTCAGCGTACTGGACAGTAATGGTAATCCGCTGCGATTGACAGGGCCGGAGGATACCCTTAAAGTGGACGGGCAGGGTAACTTGATTAACAATGCGACAGGGCTGCCTTCAGGAACCCGGATCGGAATCAGCGTAATTACTAGACCTCAGGAACTGGTTCGTGACGGAAACGGCGTTTTCCATGCTGATGATACCGAGGCCGCAGAGATCCGTTACTCCAATGCAACCGATAATCTACAGGTGCGTCAGGGCTATCTGGAGAACTCTAATGTGGATGCCACACAGGTAACGGTGGATATGAATGCCGCCTACCGGGCTTATGAAGCGAATCAGAAGGTTATCCAGTTTTATGACAGCAGCCTGCAGAAGGCTGTTAATGATGTCGGCAGAGTATAG
- a CDS encoding DUF5693 family protein gives MQQKWQRWNIASRKWLWIIVVIGIIAALPVVYDRLQTEKSSKTVEFVFDYRDLVEVASYRGNPQDYISEQLDRLKTAGVQSMAIYENTLEDFRKARRLMMWGAADIANLTDTVIPENENYTYVLFTSAKNSETLSPIIRDAFTRLDIATEEWSYRGQQGLIIRTPLENATLKPLQPDPFTLEMLHEKGFTIVPRLVDSLAYNQEAVKSLLDRYAELGVKRLLFEGESVKGYSDDADLASITAFADLLKERGMGIAAIENIKVQQKGFSKLAYLLDYNVTRLYSLSEADSGLSTEVIADRFALATKDRNIRMIYLNTIPSRDTTKAEVTDTLDNLITSLSGPDGAIAKIEANGFEMGQATAFEVVDSSFQRYFKLIAVIGAVAMVALLVSYFVPWLTLPAWVLGLLGSAGLMVLKPALFEQALALAVAISAPTVAMVLAIRKINEMGPPLRTNALTFAVMSPRRRLTHSLVLYIKTALISFSAVPFVIALLNNVTYALVLNQFRGVSLLHLAPIGLTALYVLLYRGEFAFNKTGKLLRTPITLAMVVAAGVLGILGMYYLSRTGNSGSVSSLEMSFRTFLENTVGVRPRNKEFLLAHPLFILGAFMAYRYRNAAFIMIIAVIGQLSMVDTFAHIHSPVLISLIRGLLGLGLGLIIGIIAIGVWQIAEGCWKRWSPLLKKL, from the coding sequence GTGCAGCAGAAATGGCAACGCTGGAATATAGCTTCGCGCAAATGGTTGTGGATTATCGTGGTGATTGGCATCATTGCTGCTCTCCCCGTAGTTTATGACCGTCTTCAGACGGAGAAGTCTTCCAAAACGGTTGAATTTGTCTTTGATTACCGCGATCTGGTCGAAGTAGCCAGCTACCGGGGAAATCCGCAGGATTACATCTCCGAGCAGCTTGACAGACTGAAGACTGCCGGTGTTCAGAGCATGGCAATATATGAAAACACATTGGAGGATTTCCGCAAGGCCCGCCGCCTGATGATGTGGGGTGCGGCAGATATCGCCAATCTGACCGATACTGTAATTCCTGAGAATGAGAACTATACATATGTCCTCTTTACCAGTGCGAAGAACAGTGAAACGCTCTCACCGATCATCCGGGATGCCTTTACCCGATTGGATATTGCAACAGAAGAATGGAGCTACCGCGGACAACAGGGGCTGATTATCAGAACCCCGCTGGAGAACGCAACACTCAAGCCGCTGCAGCCGGATCCGTTCACCCTGGAAATGCTGCATGAGAAAGGCTTTACTATTGTGCCGCGCCTTGTGGATTCCCTGGCTTATAATCAGGAAGCCGTCAAGAGTCTGCTGGACCGCTATGCAGAGCTTGGTGTCAAACGTTTACTTTTCGAAGGTGAGTCTGTTAAAGGCTACTCGGATGATGCCGATCTGGCCAGTATCACCGCATTCGCTGATCTCCTGAAGGAGCGCGGGATGGGGATTGCAGCCATTGAGAATATTAAGGTACAGCAAAAAGGTTTCTCCAAACTGGCCTATCTGCTGGACTATAATGTAACGCGGCTGTACTCGCTCAGTGAAGCTGATTCCGGCTTGTCCACTGAAGTGATTGCCGACCGCTTTGCGCTTGCTACGAAAGACCGCAACATCCGGATGATCTATCTCAATACGATCCCATCCAGAGATACTACCAAGGCAGAGGTTACAGACACCTTGGACAATCTGATTACCAGCCTAAGCGGACCTGACGGCGCGATTGCCAAAATCGAAGCTAACGGTTTCGAAATGGGACAAGCTACTGCGTTTGAGGTGGTGGATTCCTCATTCCAGCGGTATTTCAAATTAATTGCCGTTATCGGGGCTGTAGCCATGGTTGCGCTCCTGGTTTCCTACTTTGTTCCTTGGCTTACACTGCCTGCCTGGGTGCTGGGCCTGCTGGGAAGCGCCGGGCTGATGGTTCTGAAGCCGGCCTTGTTTGAACAGGCGCTTGCTCTTGCAGTAGCTATAAGTGCGCCTACGGTGGCTATGGTGCTTGCTATCCGCAAAATTAATGAAATGGGGCCGCCGCTGCGCACCAATGCATTAACCTTTGCTGTGATGAGCCCGCGCCGCCGTTTGACGCATAGTCTGGTCCTTTATATCAAAACAGCGCTGATCTCATTTAGTGCAGTTCCATTTGTAATTGCGCTCTTGAATAATGTCACCTACGCCCTGGTGCTCAATCAGTTCCGTGGGGTAAGTCTGCTTCATTTGGCGCCGATTGGCCTCACTGCGTTATATGTGCTTTTGTACCGCGGGGAGTTTGCCTTCAACAAGACCGGCAAGCTGCTGCGGACGCCGATTACGCTGGCTATGGTAGTTGCCGCTGGTGTTCTGGGCATTCTGGGTATGTACTATTTAAGCCGTACGGGCAACAGCGGCAGTGTAAGCTCGCTCGAGATGTCGTTCCGCACATTCCTGGAGAATACAGTCGGAGTAAGGCCGCGTAACAAAGAGTTCCTGCTGGCACATCCGCTCTTTATCCTTGGCGCATTTATGGCCTATAGATACCGGAATGCTGCTTTTATCATGATTATTGCGGTTATCGGCCAACTGTCCATGGTGGATACCTTTGCCCACATTCATTCGCCGGTTCTGATCTCGCTGATCCGCGGACTTCTGGGTCTTGGACTCGGCCTGATCATCGGCATTATCGCTATTGGGGTATGGCAGATCGCGGAAGGGTGTTGGAAACGATGGTCGCCGCTGCTCAAAAAATTATAA
- a CDS encoding rod shape-determining protein — MLSKDIGIDLGTANVLIHVKGRGVVLDEPSVVTLESDTKRVLAVGEQARRMVGRTPGNITTIRPLRDGVIADFAITEMMLKYFIDRVGGRTWYSRPRILICAPTNITSVEQKSIREAAERSGAKEVFMEEEPKAAAIGAGMDIYQPSGNMVVDIGGGTTDVAVLSMGDVVTASSIKVAGDKFDEAILRYIKQKYKLLIGERTAEDIKVTIGSVRPGGMKAELDIRGRDMVSGLPQTLTITSGEVKEALWDPVSAIVAAAKSVLERTPPELSADIIDRGVVLTGGGALLNGLDELLSEQLHVPVWVAEDPMHCVVKGTGIMLDHLDKVVKKKF; from the coding sequence ATGCTTAGCAAGGATATCGGAATCGATCTCGGCACGGCCAATGTGCTCATTCATGTCAAGGGAAGGGGAGTCGTTCTGGATGAACCTTCCGTGGTCACACTTGAAAGTGATACGAAGAGAGTCCTTGCGGTTGGTGAACAGGCACGCCGGATGGTTGGGCGTACACCTGGAAATATAACTACGATCCGTCCGCTCCGCGACGGTGTTATCGCCGATTTTGCCATTACAGAAATGATGCTTAAATATTTTATCGACCGCGTCGGGGGCCGGACCTGGTATTCAAGGCCCCGTATTTTGATTTGTGCGCCTACGAATATTACTTCCGTCGAACAGAAATCAATCCGTGAAGCCGCAGAACGCAGCGGAGCCAAAGAAGTTTTCATGGAAGAAGAACCCAAAGCTGCGGCAATCGGAGCAGGGATGGATATTTATCAGCCAAGCGGAAATATGGTCGTCGATATTGGCGGCGGAACGACGGATGTAGCTGTATTGTCCATGGGCGACGTCGTTACCGCCTCTTCGATTAAGGTCGCAGGGGACAAGTTCGACGAGGCCATTTTAAGATATATCAAACAGAAATATAAGCTATTGATCGGTGAACGTACAGCCGAGGATATCAAGGTTACCATCGGGTCTGTCCGTCCGGGCGGCATGAAGGCTGAGCTGGATATACGCGGGCGTGATATGGTGAGCGGACTTCCCCAGACACTGACCATTACATCCGGTGAGGTCAAGGAAGCGCTGTGGGATCCGGTTTCCGCGATCGTCGCTGCAGCTAAGTCGGTGCTGGAGCGTACACCGCCGGAGCTGTCGGCAGATATTATTGACCGTGGTGTCGTATTGACCGGCGGCGGTGCACTTCTTAACGGATTGGACGAGCTGCTCTCGGAACAGCTGCATGTTCCGGTATGGGTTGCCGAAGACCCGATGCACTGTGTAGTCAAGGGAACGGGAATTATGCTTGACCATTTGGACAAGGTTGTTAAGAAAAAGTTCTAG